A part of Desulfomicrobium baculatum DSM 4028 genomic DNA contains:
- a CDS encoding translation initiation factor, whose amino-acid sequence MPRDSFKTVYSTEKPVCRKCGRVDCICGQNGPAASGPIRVGRETKGRKGAGVTVVTGLPLPEAELKALLSDCKKRLGCGGTLRNGVLEFQGEHRDTLLAFLKDRGISAKKSGS is encoded by the coding sequence ATGCCTCGCGATTCCTTCAAGACAGTCTACTCCACGGAAAAGCCCGTCTGCCGCAAATGCGGACGGGTGGACTGCATCTGCGGCCAAAACGGACCCGCAGCCTCCGGCCCGATACGGGTCGGCAGGGAAACAAAAGGCCGCAAGGGCGCAGGAGTCACGGTCGTGACCGGCTTGCCCCTGCCGGAGGCGGAACTCAAAGCGCTGCTGTCGGACTGCAAGAAGCGCCTAGGATGCGGCGGCACCCTGCGCAATGGCGTCCTCGAATTCCAGGGGGAACACCGCGACACCCTGCTGGCCTTCCTTAAAGACCGTGGCATATCCGCCAAAAAATCGGGAAGCTGA
- a CDS encoding TIGR04282 family arsenosugar biosynthesis glycosyltransferase has translation MRVLVFTKYPQPGMVKTRLGQTVGLECAAKLHEAFIQDELHMLKEIGAEVTMCCDPSLPLADYKRLFGPGIGYCPQQGANLGERMLHALHLALRGNETAVLIGSDLPDLPGQHIKEAFAALRAAQVCLGPATDGGFYLLGLREPLPVDIFNGVSWSGPQVLKKTRANFTAAGLTHHLLPAWPDVDTLDDLSAYAARNRNKKSRSMDLIRSLGLVENAWKP, from the coding sequence ATGCGCGTGCTGGTCTTCACCAAATATCCGCAGCCCGGCATGGTCAAAACCAGGCTGGGGCAGACAGTGGGGCTTGAGTGCGCGGCGAAGCTGCACGAGGCGTTCATTCAGGACGAATTGCACATGCTGAAGGAGATCGGCGCAGAAGTGACCATGTGCTGCGACCCCAGCCTCCCCCTGGCCGACTACAAGCGCCTTTTCGGCCCCGGGATCGGATATTGCCCGCAACAGGGGGCTAACCTGGGCGAGCGCATGCTGCACGCCCTGCACCTGGCTCTGCGGGGAAACGAAACAGCGGTGCTCATCGGCAGCGACCTGCCCGATCTGCCGGGACAGCATATCAAAGAGGCGTTCGCAGCCCTGCGTGCCGCCCAGGTCTGCCTGGGTCCGGCAACCGACGGAGGTTTTTACCTTCTGGGCCTGCGCGAGCCCCTGCCCGTTGACATTTTTAATGGGGTCTCCTGGAGCGGCCCGCAGGTCCTGAAAAAGACCCGGGCCAACTTCACGGCCGCAGGCCTGACCCATCATCTCCTGCCAGCCTGGCCGGATGTGGACACGCTGGATGATCTGTCCGCCTACGCCGCCCGCAACCGGAACAAAAAATCACGCTCGATGGATCTCATCCGCAGCCTCGGGCTGGTGGAGAACGCATGGAAACCCTGA
- the ilvN gene encoding acetolactate synthase small subunit, whose amino-acid sequence MHSDTSRTVLDVLVKNHPGVMSHVCGLFSRRAFNVEAILCLPLDGGEESRIWLLVSEDERLEQMIRQMRKLQDVHDVRLRPAAEETFAQLGQIMSA is encoded by the coding sequence ATGCATAGCGATACGTCACGCACCGTCCTTGATGTGCTGGTCAAAAACCATCCTGGGGTCATGTCCCATGTCTGCGGTCTTTTTTCGCGGCGCGCCTTCAATGTCGAGGCCATCCTGTGCCTGCCGCTTGACGGTGGAGAGGAGAGCCGCATCTGGCTTCTGGTCAGCGAGGATGAACGGTTGGAGCAGATGATCCGGCAGATGCGCAAATTGCAGGATGTGCACGACGTGCGTCTGCGGCCCGCTGCGGAAGAGACTTTTGCCCAGCTTGGCCAGATCATGAGCGCCTGA
- a CDS encoding FeoA family protein, which yields MPTIVNLREMRVNQHGIIKTIGAQGELGRRIRDMGLVPGTEIIVIGRAPLKDPVALRLKGFTLTLRNSEADFITVELPDNDLV from the coding sequence GTGCCTACCATCGTCAATTTGCGTGAAATGCGCGTGAATCAGCATGGCATCATCAAGACCATCGGCGCGCAGGGAGAGCTTGGCCGCCGTATCCGCGACATGGGGCTGGTGCCCGGAACGGAAATCATCGTCATCGGCCGCGCACCGCTCAAAGACCCTGTGGCCCTGCGGCTCAAGGGTTTCACCCTGACCCTGCGCAACAGTGAAGCCGATTTCATCACCGTTGAACTCCCGGATAACGATCTTGTCTGA
- a CDS encoding TIGR04283 family arsenosugar biosynthesis glycosyltransferase: protein MKISVVIPVFREKGIAALLEDLLRQIHIEEAGTDTEILVVDGAPEADTLTRIGDTPVLRLSSPPGRGVQLNHGAAAAGGDVLLFLHADTLLPANAFTLIRQTLRDTRLSGGAFSLRYEPRTPGLSFIAALANLRSRRTRVPYGDQAIFVRRSVFEELNGFAPIPIMEDLEFMTRLRRQGHNIRILAMPVRTSARRQLREGILRCTLRNLCLRLFYHCGVPPKMLASLYRRHEG, encoded by the coding sequence ATGAAGATATCCGTTGTCATCCCGGTCTTCCGGGAGAAAGGCATCGCCGCCTTGCTGGAAGACCTCCTGCGACAAATCCATATTGAAGAAGCAGGCACGGACACCGAAATACTTGTCGTTGACGGCGCGCCCGAAGCCGACACCCTGACCCGCATAGGCGACACTCCCGTATTGCGGCTGTCCTCCCCACCCGGCCGGGGGGTGCAGCTGAACCACGGCGCGGCAGCCGCCGGGGGCGACGTTCTGCTTTTTCTGCATGCCGACACCCTCCTGCCCGCAAACGCCTTCACCCTCATCCGCCAGACCCTGCGCGACACACGCCTTTCCGGCGGGGCCTTCAGCCTGCGCTACGAACCGCGCACGCCGGGGTTGTCTTTCATCGCCGCGCTGGCCAACCTGCGCTCCAGGCGCACCCGCGTGCCCTACGGGGACCAGGCCATCTTCGTGCGCCGCAGCGTTTTCGAGGAACTGAACGGATTCGCGCCCATACCCATTATGGAAGACCTGGAATTCATGACCCGCCTGCGCAGGCAGGGACACAACATCCGCATCCTGGCCATGCCGGTGCGCACCTCCGCCCGGCGTCAGCTGCGTGAAGGCATCCTGCGCTGCACCCTGCGCAACCTCTGCCTGCGACTCTTTTACCACTGCGGAGTGCCGCCAAAAATGCTGGCCAGCCTGTATCGCAGGCACGAGGGCTGA
- the feoB gene encoding ferrous iron transport protein B, producing MSEPVIATIALAGNPNAGKTTLFNALTGSRQHVGNYPGITVEKKEGYVDTPAGLTRVVDLPGTYSLTAYSQEELVARDFLIHERPQGVINVLDATSLERNLYLTVQFLEIGIPVTVALNMVDALEAKGMTIDSQRLASLMNVPVVRTVARSDKGVREALDAAMNHPQKVWQPLHISYGPDLDPVLQEMTDLIKERNFLTQTYPPRWLALKFLENDLVVRQLFEADSELHRNMRDMADDVARHCEKTLKTQPEFIVADYRYGYISSILRQGVLTIQPDLQGRADLSDKIDSVLTHQLAGPTIMLCVLYGLFSVTFAIGQVPMGWVESFFEWLSALAMHMPGGLARSLIVDGIIAGVGGVLGFVPLILIMFLGITFLEDSGYMARMAYMLDRVFRIFGLHGSSVVPFIISGGIPGGCAVPGVMAARTLRSPKEKLATLLTAPFMVCGAKVPVFILLAAAFFPGHGARVMFLITLAGWAAALVVAKLLRSSVIRGPSTPFVMELPPYRMPTAIGMVLHTWERGWQYIKKAGTVILAISILIWAMMTFPALSVEVAAPIEAQIESLETRLASEPVEEIRLALHNDISEFSLRLKEETLANSLAGRMGRAIEPVTAWAGFDWRTNISLVGGIAAKEVIVSTLATAHALSDDQTQSFSERIASAPGWNTSVAVSLMIFVLLYSPCFVTVVAIAREASWAWAAFSVVFNTSFAFALAVAAYQLGMRMGW from the coding sequence TTGTCTGAACCTGTCATTGCAACCATAGCCCTCGCCGGCAACCCCAACGCGGGCAAAACAACCCTGTTCAACGCCCTGACCGGCTCGCGGCAACACGTAGGCAATTATCCGGGTATCACCGTGGAGAAGAAGGAAGGGTATGTGGACACCCCGGCCGGACTGACCCGAGTGGTGGACCTGCCCGGCACCTACTCCCTGACCGCCTATTCCCAGGAAGAGCTGGTGGCTCGGGACTTTCTGATCCACGAGCGCCCCCAGGGCGTCATCAACGTCCTCGACGCGACCAGTCTGGAGCGCAACCTGTACCTGACGGTGCAGTTCCTTGAAATCGGCATTCCCGTGACCGTGGCCCTGAACATGGTCGACGCCCTGGAAGCCAAAGGCATGACCATCGATTCGCAGCGTCTGGCGAGCCTCATGAATGTGCCGGTGGTACGCACCGTGGCGCGCTCCGACAAAGGGGTGCGCGAAGCCCTGGATGCCGCCATGAATCACCCGCAAAAGGTCTGGCAGCCGCTGCACATCTCCTACGGCCCCGACCTCGACCCGGTCCTGCAGGAAATGACCGACCTCATAAAAGAACGGAATTTTCTGACACAGACCTATCCCCCGCGCTGGCTGGCCCTCAAGTTTCTGGAAAACGATCTGGTCGTGCGGCAGCTTTTCGAGGCGGATTCCGAGTTGCACCGCAACATGCGCGACATGGCCGACGATGTCGCCCGGCACTGCGAAAAAACACTCAAGACCCAGCCGGAATTCATTGTCGCCGACTACCGCTACGGATACATCTCGTCCATTCTGCGCCAGGGCGTGCTGACCATTCAACCCGATCTGCAGGGCCGCGCCGACCTGTCGGACAAGATCGACAGCGTCCTGACCCATCAACTGGCCGGGCCGACCATCATGCTCTGCGTCCTCTACGGACTCTTCAGCGTGACGTTCGCCATCGGCCAGGTTCCCATGGGCTGGGTCGAGTCCTTTTTCGAATGGCTCTCCGCGCTGGCCATGCACATGCCCGGCGGCCTGGCCAGATCCCTGATCGTGGACGGAATCATCGCCGGCGTTGGCGGTGTGCTGGGCTTTGTACCGCTTATCCTGATCATGTTTCTGGGCATCACTTTTCTTGAAGATTCCGGGTACATGGCGCGCATGGCCTACATGCTGGACCGGGTCTTTCGCATCTTCGGATTGCACGGCAGCTCGGTCGTGCCCTTCATCATTTCCGGAGGCATCCCCGGAGGCTGCGCCGTGCCCGGCGTCATGGCCGCGCGCACCCTCAGGAGCCCCAAGGAGAAGCTGGCTACGCTCTTGACCGCCCCCTTCATGGTCTGCGGGGCCAAAGTGCCCGTCTTTATCCTGCTCGCCGCCGCCTTCTTTCCGGGACACGGGGCCAGAGTCATGTTCCTGATCACCCTGGCCGGCTGGGCCGCGGCCCTGGTGGTGGCCAAATTGCTGCGTTCATCCGTCATTCGCGGGCCGTCCACCCCCTTTGTCATGGAGCTGCCGCCCTACCGCATGCCCACGGCCATAGGCATGGTGCTGCACACCTGGGAGCGCGGTTGGCAGTACATCAAAAAGGCCGGCACCGTGATTCTGGCCATCTCCATTCTGATCTGGGCTATGATGACCTTTCCGGCCCTCTCCGTGGAGGTGGCCGCGCCCATAGAGGCCCAGATAGAAAGTCTGGAGACGCGCCTGGCTTCGGAACCGGTGGAAGAGATCCGGCTGGCGCTGCACAACGACATTTCAGAATTCAGCCTGCGCCTGAAGGAAGAAACTCTGGCCAATTCCCTGGCCGGTCGTATGGGACGCGCCATCGAGCCCGTCACGGCCTGGGCCGGGTTCGACTGGCGGACCAATATCTCCCTGGTGGGAGGAATCGCGGCCAAGGAGGTCATCGTCTCCACCCTGGCCACGGCCCATGCCCTGAGCGACGACCAGACGCAGAGCTTCTCCGAACGCATCGCTTCCGCTCCCGGCTGGAACACCAGCGTGGCGGTGAGCCTCATGATCTTTGTGCTGCTCTATTCCCCCTGTTTTGTGACCGTGGTCGCCATCGCCCGCGAGGCTTCCTGGGCATGGGCCGCTTTCAGCGTCGTCTTCAACACGAGCTTTGCCTTTGCCCTGGCTGTGGCCGCGTACCAGCTCGGCATGAGGATGGGGTGGTAA
- a CDS encoding metal-dependent transcriptional regulator, which yields MDHMSSNLEDYLEVIFSLESVNSEARAKDIADAMGVQRASVTNALQKLSQRGLINYQPYSSVTLTPEGFRTATRIVHRHKVLYDFLHTFLQIRPEVAEDTACKLEHHIDDESLETLTKFARFIMTCPRTGKDWLEAFTRSCNERGTCTNCSECIKSCLERQDDKCPGSSEPSSKTS from the coding sequence ATGGACCACATGTCCTCCAATCTGGAAGACTATCTCGAAGTCATATTCTCCCTGGAGTCAGTCAATTCCGAGGCCCGGGCCAAGGATATCGCCGACGCCATGGGCGTGCAGAGGGCCTCGGTCACCAACGCGCTGCAGAAGCTTTCCCAGCGGGGGCTCATCAATTACCAGCCCTACAGTTCGGTCACCCTTACTCCCGAAGGATTCCGCACGGCGACCCGCATCGTGCACCGCCACAAGGTGCTCTACGACTTCCTACACACCTTTCTTCAGATCCGGCCCGAAGTGGCCGAGGACACGGCCTGCAAGCTCGAACACCACATCGACGACGAAAGCCTTGAGACCCTGACCAAATTCGCCCGCTTCATCATGACCTGCCCCCGCACCGGCAAGGACTGGCTGGAGGCGTTCACCCGCTCCTGCAATGAGCGAGGAACGTGCACCAACTGCTCCGAATGCATCAAATCCTGCCTGGAACGGCAGGATGACAAGTGTCCTGGCAGCTCCGAGCCCAGCTCAAAAACATCCTGA
- a CDS encoding PAS domain S-box protein: protein MPATISLQRQLDHLNRAQRHAGIGSFEHDFSSGATFWSDEQYRLLGFSPDETLPSLDRFLELLDPRDRDRFLRKVGVCFTKRRELRTEVRYTPKSGKLRTAQIRAEFEPDESGRIRVISGTFQDVTERRAVQSALRQSEAGYRTIFENALEGIYQSTPGGTFLSVNASMAKILRYDDPADLMASIKDIGHDLYADPCDRKRYMELLEEHIRVMGFETQVRRKDGSLIWVTLNSTLIRDAGANRPCLIGTMEDISTRKRFELSLIESDQRFRNLLQQISCIAVSLDNQSRIVFSNPFLHQLTGWSEAELNGQNWFDVFLPAGQRETMSRVLTPHPTAATHGSESMDTEIRTRQGALRLIRWNTVPDINVQGEIIGVTCLGVDITAIRMARDTLSKSAQMHSMRLRIDDAAHSTPDFATLMRTVHEILGEVIDAKNLITALINTDKNSLEFPYWVDEMTDVSEAAPRIDDLNDPENRRLTLELLRGNIPNILSSSDMTALAEAGKIRLVGVIPQSWMGVPLKVRGKGIGALIVQNYATPKHYTRNDLDILLEVSEQIALAIERQRHDELSQTAEEIFHDIPSGLFIYKYREPDQLILESANPAALRLIDKRLEEARGTLFTDIWPRATLQSNYLRCLHTKEPFDKEAHLYEDERIRGYFRIHAFPLPGEKVAVAFEDVTERQQVQQALVRAKEIAESANRAKSEFLANISHEVRTPLNGIMGMLQLAMQSEVPPELEDYIRTALESSRNLLRVLNDVLDFTKVDAGKMEIVDRDFSLDDLLSQAVNFFRALAMDKKISLVLSAPRDIGRFVGDEGRLRQILFNLMGNALKFTDTGSVTLEAWPVGEQGDATRILFAVRDEGIGIPTDKLGYVFESFTQVDGTYSRRYQGTGLGLPIVKRLVTLMGGNISVESMEGEGTTIFFVLPLRAAPPLQQVQTSAQPELAMTAVRPLGILLVEDDVVNMTMARRMLEKMGHSVICARNGQEALDTLQAPGVDLVLMDIQMPEMDGIEATEIVRNDPLFTPYARVPIIALTAHAMGGDEEKFLSHGMDAYLSKPFDHARLQELLHRFFG from the coding sequence ATGCCGGCAACCATTTCCCTGCAGCGTCAGCTCGACCACCTGAACCGCGCCCAGCGTCACGCTGGCATCGGCTCCTTCGAACACGACTTTTCAAGCGGCGCGACCTTCTGGTCCGACGAACAGTATCGTCTGCTCGGATTCTCGCCCGATGAGACGCTTCCATCCCTGGACCGCTTCCTTGAACTGCTTGATCCCCGGGACCGGGACCGTTTCCTGCGCAAGGTCGGAGTCTGTTTCACCAAGCGGCGCGAACTGCGTACCGAAGTGCGCTACACCCCGAAAAGCGGCAAACTTCGCACCGCCCAGATCCGCGCCGAATTCGAACCCGACGAGAGCGGCCGGATTCGCGTCATCTCCGGCACATTTCAGGACGTGACCGAGCGCAGAGCCGTGCAGTCGGCGTTGCGTCAGAGCGAAGCCGGCTACCGGACCATCTTCGAAAACGCCCTGGAAGGAATCTACCAGTCCACCCCCGGCGGCACATTTCTGAGCGTCAACGCCTCCATGGCCAAAATCCTGCGCTACGACGATCCCGCCGACCTGATGGCAAGCATCAAGGACATCGGCCACGATCTTTACGCCGACCCCTGCGACCGCAAGCGCTACATGGAACTTCTGGAAGAGCATATCCGGGTCATGGGCTTCGAGACGCAGGTGCGGCGCAAGGACGGCAGCCTTATCTGGGTGACCCTCAACTCCACCCTGATCCGGGACGCGGGCGCCAACCGGCCCTGTCTGATCGGAACCATGGAAGACATCAGCACGCGCAAGCGCTTTGAACTGTCGCTGATCGAATCGGACCAGCGCTTTCGGAACCTGCTGCAACAGATAAGCTGCATCGCCGTGTCGCTGGACAATCAAAGCCGGATCGTCTTTTCCAATCCTTTTCTGCACCAGCTGACCGGGTGGAGCGAGGCGGAACTGAACGGCCAAAACTGGTTCGACGTATTTCTCCCCGCCGGACAGCGCGAAACCATGAGCAGGGTTCTCACGCCTCACCCCACGGCGGCCACGCACGGGTCGGAATCCATGGACACGGAAATCCGGACCCGCCAGGGGGCGCTGCGCCTCATCCGCTGGAACACCGTGCCGGACATCAACGTGCAGGGCGAGATCATCGGGGTTACCTGTCTGGGCGTGGATATCACCGCCATCAGGATGGCCCGCGACACCTTGAGCAAGAGCGCGCAGATGCACTCCATGCGCCTGCGCATCGACGACGCGGCCCATTCCACCCCGGATTTTGCCACCCTCATGCGCACCGTCCATGAAATTCTGGGCGAAGTCATCGACGCCAAGAATCTGATCACGGCCCTGATCAACACGGACAAGAATTCACTGGAATTTCCCTACTGGGTCGATGAAATGACCGATGTCAGCGAAGCGGCCCCACGCATCGACGATCTGAACGACCCTGAAAACCGTCGCCTGACCCTGGAGCTCTTGCGCGGCAATATTCCCAATATTTTGAGCAGCAGCGACATGACCGCCTTGGCCGAGGCGGGAAAAATCCGTCTGGTGGGCGTCATCCCCCAGAGCTGGATGGGCGTGCCCCTGAAGGTGCGCGGCAAGGGCATCGGGGCGCTCATCGTGCAAAACTACGCAACTCCGAAACACTACACCCGGAACGATCTGGACATCCTGCTCGAGGTCTCAGAACAGATCGCTCTGGCCATCGAGCGCCAGCGCCACGACGAGCTTTCCCAGACCGCCGAGGAAATCTTTCACGACATTCCTTCGGGTCTTTTCATCTACAAATACCGGGAACCGGACCAGCTGATCCTGGAAAGCGCCAACCCGGCCGCGCTGCGCCTTATCGACAAACGTCTTGAAGAGGCCCGCGGCACGCTCTTCACGGACATCTGGCCCCGAGCCACCCTGCAAAGCAATTATCTGCGCTGCCTGCACACCAAGGAGCCCTTCGACAAGGAAGCGCACCTCTACGAGGACGAACGCATCCGGGGCTATTTCCGTATTCACGCCTTCCCCCTGCCCGGGGAAAAGGTGGCCGTGGCCTTCGAGGACGTCACCGAACGCCAGCAGGTCCAGCAGGCCTTGGTCCGCGCCAAGGAGATCGCCGAATCGGCCAACAGGGCGAAAAGCGAATTCCTGGCCAACATCAGCCACGAGGTGCGCACCCCCTTGAACGGGATCATGGGCATGTTGCAGCTGGCCATGCAGTCGGAGGTACCGCCGGAGCTGGAGGATTACATACGCACGGCCCTGGAATCGTCGCGCAACCTGCTGCGAGTGTTGAACGATGTGCTCGATTTCACCAAGGTCGATGCGGGAAAAATGGAAATTGTGGACCGGGATTTCAGCCTGGACGACCTGTTGTCCCAGGCCGTGAACTTTTTCAGGGCCCTGGCCATGGACAAGAAAATCAGCCTCGTGCTCTCGGCCCCGCGCGATATCGGCAGATTTGTCGGGGACGAGGGGCGCCTGCGCCAGATCCTCTTCAACCTGATGGGCAACGCCCTCAAGTTCACCGACACGGGCAGCGTAACCCTTGAAGCCTGGCCTGTGGGCGAGCAGGGAGATGCGACGCGCATCCTCTTCGCCGTCAGGGACGAAGGGATCGGTATCCCCACGGACAAACTGGGTTATGTCTTCGAATCCTTCACGCAGGTCGACGGCACCTATTCGCGGCGCTACCAGGGGACAGGTCTGGGACTGCCCATCGTCAAACGGCTGGTGACGCTCATGGGCGGCAACATATCGGTGGAGAGCATGGAAGGCGAAGGCACGACCATCTTCTTCGTCCTCCCCCTGCGGGCGGCCCCGCCGCTCCAGCAGGTACAGACGTCGGCGCAGCCCGAGCTTGCCATGACCGCTGTGCGCCCGCTTGGCATTCTGCTGGTGGAGGATGACGTGGTGAACATGACCATGGCCAGGCGGATGCTGGAAAAAATGGGACACAGCGTCATCTGCGCCCGCAACGGCCAGGAAGCCCTCGATACGCTGCAGGCTCCGGGCGTTGATCTGGTGCTCATGGACATCCAGATGCCGGAAATGGACGGAATCGAGGCCACGGAGATTGTCCGCAACGATCCCCTCTTCACGCCCTACGCCCGAGTCCCCATCATTGCCCTGACCGCCCACGCCATGGGCGGCGACGAGGAAAAATTCCTGTCGCACGGCATGGACGCCTATCTCTCCAAGCCCTTCGATCATGCCCGCCTGCAGGAGCTGTTGCACCGCTTTTTCGGCTGA
- the greA gene encoding transcription elongation factor GreA, protein MNRIPISVEGFKRLEKELEDLKKERPAIIQAIKEAREEGDLRENAGYDAARERQGMLEARISHIESRMIRFEVIDIDTLQSDRAVFGATVTVEDVETEERKTYTLLGADEADHTKGTISIESPVGRALLGKQEGDEISVQVPKGRVDYEVISVSFLGTAGLK, encoded by the coding sequence ATGAACAGGATTCCCATTTCAGTCGAAGGCTTCAAGCGTTTGGAAAAGGAACTGGAAGACCTCAAGAAAGAACGGCCGGCCATTATCCAGGCCATCAAAGAGGCCCGCGAAGAAGGCGACCTGCGCGAGAACGCCGGTTACGACGCCGCACGTGAACGCCAGGGCATGCTGGAGGCGCGGATCAGCCATATCGAATCACGCATGATTCGTTTTGAAGTCATTGATATCGATACGCTGCAGAGCGACCGGGCTGTCTTCGGGGCCACCGTGACCGTGGAGGACGTGGAGACCGAAGAGCGCAAGACCTACACCCTGCTTGGGGCCGACGAGGCCGATCACACCAAGGGCACCATCTCCATCGAGTCCCCCGTGGGCCGGGCGCTGCTCGGCAAACAGGAGGGCGACGAGATATCCGTGCAGGTGCCCAAGGGCCGTGTGGACTACGAGGTCATTTCCGTCAGCTTCCTCGGCACGGCCGGACTGAAATAG
- a CDS encoding FeoA family protein codes for MFFCKLKDTVNGVRTLCDLKDGEKAVVQCLIKSQGCHLSKLAAMGITPGTQIEMISNSSGPLMVLVRSSRLCLCRSLGKSIVVE; via the coding sequence ATGTTTTTCTGCAAACTCAAAGACACGGTCAATGGGGTCCGCACCCTCTGCGACCTCAAAGACGGCGAAAAAGCGGTGGTCCAATGTCTGATCAAATCCCAGGGCTGTCATCTGAGCAAGCTCGCAGCCATGGGTATCACGCCGGGCACGCAGATAGAGATGATTTCCAACTCAAGCGGCCCGCTCATGGTTCTGGTCCGCTCATCCCGGCTGTGCCTGTGTCGCAGCCTGGGCAAGTCCATTGTGGTGGAATGA
- a CDS encoding phosphotransferase family protein, with protein METLIRSFLLDHEWVRDTPEVSFLAAGEYNQNFLVQCGNQRLVFRINHGSQLGLDDQIGYEFKVLQCVAPSGVTPRPVRVHPDHRPFGGGVMLMQHLPGEALVYERDLERAADIFARIHALPPCPELLVQEDPIAAIAAESLTLINRYPDHALTRQRARLIDYHGRIVRLGEDNRALFAADRLCVVNTEVNSGNFLISPTAAFLVDWEKAVVSSRHQDLGHFLAPTTTLWKSETLFAPQQKNAFLQTYHRQLPEPPALEELIHLSRIMEQVIILRGLSWCFMAHHEYTHAAKPLTDAGTRCKIELYMHDMDRIIPSLP; from the coding sequence ATGGAAACCCTGATCCGCTCCTTTCTGCTCGATCACGAATGGGTGCGGGACACGCCAGAAGTCAGCTTCCTGGCAGCCGGCGAGTACAATCAGAATTTTCTTGTGCAGTGCGGGAACCAGCGCCTCGTGTTTCGTATCAACCATGGCAGCCAGCTCGGTCTGGATGACCAGATCGGATATGAATTCAAGGTGCTGCAATGCGTCGCACCTTCCGGAGTGACTCCGCGTCCCGTGCGCGTGCATCCGGATCACCGGCCTTTCGGCGGCGGAGTCATGCTCATGCAGCATCTGCCGGGCGAAGCGCTGGTCTACGAACGCGACCTGGAACGCGCGGCGGACATATTCGCGCGCATCCATGCCCTGCCGCCCTGTCCGGAGTTGCTGGTGCAGGAGGATCCGATCGCGGCCATCGCCGCGGAGAGCCTGACGCTCATCAACCGCTATCCAGATCACGCCCTGACGCGGCAGCGCGCCCGCTTGATCGACTATCACGGACGCATCGTGCGCCTGGGCGAGGATAACCGCGCCCTCTTCGCAGCCGACCGCCTCTGCGTGGTCAACACGGAAGTCAATTCTGGCAACTTTCTGATCTCTCCAACAGCGGCGTTTCTGGTGGACTGGGAAAAGGCCGTGGTCTCCAGCCGCCATCAGGATCTGGGGCATTTTCTGGCACCCACGACCACCCTGTGGAAAAGCGAGACGCTTTTCGCCCCGCAGCAAAAAAACGCATTCCTGCAGACCTACCACCGCCAACTGCCCGAGCCCCCGGCGCTTGAAGAGCTCATCCATCTCAGCCGGATCATGGAACAGGTCATCATCCTGCGCGGCCTGTCCTGGTGCTTCATGGCACACCATGAATACACCCACGCAGCAAAGCCCCTGACCGATGCCGGGACCCGATGCAAGATCGAACTCTACATGCACGACATGGACAGAATCATCCCCTCTCTCCCATGA